In one Bradyrhizobium cosmicum genomic region, the following are encoded:
- a CDS encoding F0F1 ATP synthase subunit A produces MKIDPIHQFNIEPLFTLGHIGNQTIAFTNSSLYMLIAVAIISLLMLASGSQLVPGRLQSVAEISYEFVASTIRSTAGSEGMKFFPLIFSLFMFICVSNLIGIIPYTFTISSHLIVTAALALLVFFTVLIYGVAKNGVKFFSIFVPHGVPGYILPLVMFIEILSFFLRPVSHSVRLFANMLAGHIALKVFAGFVAMLGFSLGALGWVGGVLPLALTVALYALEILVAFLQAYVFAILTCIYLNDAIHPGH; encoded by the coding sequence ATGAAAATCGACCCGATCCACCAGTTCAACATCGAGCCGCTCTTCACGCTGGGCCATATCGGCAATCAAACGATCGCCTTTACCAATTCATCGCTCTACATGCTGATCGCCGTGGCGATCATCTCGCTCCTGATGCTGGCGAGCGGCTCACAGCTGGTTCCCGGGCGCCTCCAGTCGGTCGCCGAAATCTCCTACGAGTTCGTGGCCTCGACCATCCGCTCGACCGCCGGCTCGGAAGGCATGAAGTTCTTCCCGCTGATCTTCTCGCTGTTCATGTTCATCTGCGTCTCGAACCTGATCGGCATCATTCCCTACACCTTCACGATCTCGAGCCATCTGATCGTGACGGCGGCCCTGGCGCTCCTGGTCTTCTTCACGGTCCTGATCTACGGCGTTGCCAAGAACGGCGTGAAATTCTTCTCGATCTTCGTACCTCACGGAGTTCCCGGCTACATCCTGCCGCTGGTGATGTTCATCGAGATCCTGTCGTTCTTCCTGCGGCCGGTCTCCCACAGCGTCCGTCTGTTCGCCAACATGCTGGCCGGCCACATCGCGCTGAAGGTGTTCGCGGGCTTCGTCGCCATGCTCGGCTTCTCGCTCGGCGCCCTCGGCTGGGTCGGCGGCGTCCTGCCGCTCGCGCTCACGGTCGCGCTGTACGCCCTCGAGATTCTGGTCGCGTTCCTGCAAGCCTATGTGTTTGCGATCCTGACCTGTATCTACCTCAACGACGCCATTCATCCGGGACACTGA
- a CDS encoding AtpZ/AtpI family protein, with protein MTQGTGHGGNGDRDRSSEEAALSERLGNLDQRLSELRDRHVKTEQPAGDGGDRAARASAMALGFRLSSELVAGVVVGAGIGWGFDRLLSTSPFGFIVFLLLGFVAGVVNVVRTAGAGQNRRGGS; from the coding sequence ATGACACAGGGCACGGGACACGGCGGGAATGGAGATCGCGATAGATCATCCGAGGAAGCTGCGCTTTCCGAACGGCTCGGGAATCTTGATCAGCGGTTGTCCGAACTTCGCGACCGCCACGTCAAGACCGAGCAACCCGCAGGTGACGGTGGAGACAGGGCGGCCAGAGCCTCGGCGATGGCGCTTGGTTTTCGGTTATCCTCCGAGTTGGTCGCCGGGGTCGTTGTCGGAGCGGGGATTGGCTGGGGTTTCGACCGCTTGCTGTCGACGTCGCCTTTCGGGTTTATCGTGTTCCTGCTGCTGGGCTTCGTGGCCGGCGTGGTGAATGTGGTGAGAACGGCGGGCGCGGGTCAAAACAGGCGCGGTGGTTCTTAA
- a CDS encoding secondary thiamine-phosphate synthase enzyme YjbQ, which produces MKPEKHLTRSAPSTVQVTSISTALLTVPTPGRGFTDLTAEATTFIKDVHARDGALTLFIRHTSASLTIQENADPSVLADLTTALSRLAPENAGWTHDTEGPDDMPAHVKTMLTGTSLQIPVLNGNLVLGTWQAIYLIEHRMRPHRREVVLQFIGSNQ; this is translated from the coding sequence ATGAAACCCGAGAAACACCTGACGCGCTCGGCGCCGTCGACCGTGCAGGTCACGTCCATCAGTACCGCTCTGTTGACAGTGCCGACGCCCGGGCGCGGTTTCACCGATCTCACCGCTGAAGCTACGACGTTCATCAAGGACGTTCACGCGCGCGACGGTGCGCTGACGCTGTTCATCCGTCACACCTCGGCTTCGCTGACGATCCAGGAGAACGCCGATCCGTCCGTGCTCGCCGATCTCACCACGGCGCTGTCGCGGCTCGCGCCCGAGAATGCCGGCTGGACGCACGACACCGAAGGACCGGACGACATGCCGGCCCACGTCAAGACCATGTTGACGGGGACCTCGCTTCAGATCCCGGTGCTGAATGGCAATCTCGTACTCGGGACATGGCAGGCGATCTATTTGATCGAGCACCGCATGCGGCCGCACCGGCGAGAGGTGGTGCTGCAGTTCATCGGCAGCAATCAGTAA
- a CDS encoding MFS transporter, which yields MTKDERFVILASSLGTVFEWYDFYLYGSLAGIIGAQFFSAYPPATRDIFALLAFAAGFLVRPFGAIVFGRVGDIVGRKYTFLVTILIMGLSTFIVGLLPNAATIGIAAPIILIALRLAQGLALGGEYGGAATYVAEHAPNGKRGYYTSFIQTTATLGLFLSLLVILFTRSALGETEFAAWGWRIPFLVSVLLLGVSVWIRLRLNESPIFQKMKDEGKSSKAPLTEAFGNWQNGKLVLLALLGGVMGQGVVWYTGQFYALFFLQSILKVDGYTANLLIAWSLLLGTGFFIVFGMLSDKIGRKPIILGGCLIAALTFFPIFKMITTNANPALEKAIESVKVEVVADPAGCGDLFNPVGTRVFTAPCDTARAYLAQSSVKYTTSSGAAGSGVKVMVNGKDVAYANAKDGNPAVLAAVQAAGYPKTGDAGIVKMSHPFDIFRPQVAATIGLLFILVLFVTMVYGPIAAMLVELFPTRIRYTSMSLPYHIGNGWFGGLLPATAFAIVASTGDIYAGLWYPVIFASITVVIGFFLLPETKDVDIKAT from the coding sequence ATGACGAAGGACGAACGGTTCGTCATTCTCGCCTCCTCGCTCGGTACCGTCTTCGAGTGGTACGACTTCTATCTCTACGGTTCGCTGGCCGGCATCATCGGCGCGCAGTTCTTTTCGGCCTATCCGCCGGCAACCCGCGACATCTTCGCGCTGCTGGCCTTTGCTGCGGGCTTCCTGGTGCGCCCGTTCGGCGCGATCGTGTTCGGCCGTGTCGGCGACATAGTCGGCCGCAAATACACCTTCCTCGTCACCATCCTGATCATGGGTCTGTCGACCTTCATCGTCGGCCTGCTGCCCAACGCGGCAACGATCGGCATCGCGGCTCCGATCATCCTGATCGCGCTGCGCCTCGCCCAGGGCCTGGCGCTCGGCGGTGAATACGGCGGTGCGGCGACTTACGTCGCGGAGCACGCGCCGAACGGCAAGCGCGGCTATTACACCTCCTTCATTCAGACGACCGCCACGCTCGGCCTGTTCCTGTCGCTGCTGGTGATCCTGTTCACCCGCAGCGCGCTCGGCGAAACCGAGTTCGCGGCCTGGGGCTGGCGCATTCCGTTCCTGGTCTCGGTGCTGCTGCTCGGCGTCTCGGTCTGGATCCGGCTGCGGCTGAATGAATCGCCGATCTTCCAGAAGATGAAGGACGAGGGGAAGAGCTCGAAGGCCCCGCTGACGGAAGCCTTCGGCAACTGGCAGAACGGCAAGCTCGTGCTGCTCGCGCTGCTCGGCGGCGTGATGGGCCAGGGCGTGGTCTGGTACACCGGCCAGTTCTACGCGCTGTTCTTCCTGCAATCGATCCTGAAGGTCGACGGCTATACCGCCAACCTCCTGATCGCCTGGTCGCTGCTGCTCGGCACCGGCTTCTTCATCGTGTTCGGCATGCTCTCCGACAAGATCGGCCGCAAGCCGATCATCCTTGGCGGTTGCCTGATTGCGGCGCTGACCTTCTTCCCGATCTTCAAGATGATCACCACCAACGCCAACCCGGCGCTGGAAAAGGCGATCGAGTCGGTCAAGGTCGAGGTGGTGGCGGATCCCGCAGGTTGCGGCGACCTGTTCAACCCGGTCGGCACCCGCGTCTTCACCGCGCCTTGCGACACCGCGCGTGCCTACCTCGCCCAGTCATCGGTCAAGTACACGACCTCGTCAGGCGCAGCGGGCTCGGGCGTCAAGGTCATGGTCAACGGCAAGGACGTCGCCTACGCCAACGCCAAGGACGGCAACCCGGCAGTGCTGGCCGCCGTGCAGGCCGCCGGCTATCCGAAGACCGGCGACGCCGGCATCGTGAAGATGTCGCATCCGTTCGACATCTTCCGCCCGCAGGTGGCCGCGACCATCGGGCTGCTGTTCATCCTGGTGCTCTTCGTCACCATGGTGTACGGCCCGATCGCCGCGATGCTGGTCGAATTGTTCCCGACCCGCATCCGCTACACCTCGATGTCGCTGCCCTACCACATCGGCAACGGCTGGTTCGGAGGCCTCTTGCCCGCGACCGCCTTCGCCATCGTGGCCTCGACCGGCGATATCTACGCGGGTCTCTGGTATCCGGTCATCTTCGCGTCCATCACGGTCGTGATCGGCTTCTTCCTGCTGCCCGAAACCAAGGACGTCGACATCAAGGCGACCTGA
- a CDS encoding response regulator, with amino-acid sequence MNAPSTHLVIADDHPLFRDALRQAVAGVLPSARIDEAGSFEDLTRLLEQTSDVDLILLDLSMPGISGFSGLIYLRAQYPAIPVVIVSASDDGATIRRSLDFGASGFIPKRYGVETLRDAILKVMEGDVWVPADIDLTAAADPDMTRLRDRLVTLTPQQVRVLMMLSEGLLNKQIAYELGVSEATIKAHVSAILQKLGVESRTQAVIAAAKIAGGQWRQGTPTG; translated from the coding sequence ATGAACGCTCCTTCGACCCATCTCGTCATTGCCGATGATCATCCCCTGTTCCGTGACGCATTGCGGCAGGCGGTGGCGGGCGTCCTGCCCTCGGCCAGGATCGACGAGGCCGGATCGTTCGAGGATCTGACCAGGCTGCTGGAACAGACATCCGACGTCGATCTGATCCTGCTCGACCTCTCGATGCCCGGTATCTCCGGCTTTTCCGGCCTGATCTATCTGCGCGCGCAATATCCCGCGATCCCGGTGGTGATCGTCTCGGCCTCCGACGACGGCGCCACGATCCGCCGTTCGCTCGACTTCGGCGCCTCCGGTTTCATCCCGAAGCGATACGGCGTCGAGACGTTGCGCGACGCCATTCTCAAGGTCATGGAGGGTGACGTCTGGGTTCCCGCCGACATCGACCTGACCGCGGCCGCCGACCCGGATATGACACGCCTGCGCGACCGCCTGGTCACGCTGACGCCGCAGCAGGTTCGGGTCCTGATGATGCTGTCGGAAGGACTGCTCAACAAGCAGATCGCCTATGAGCTCGGCGTCTCCGAGGCCACCATCAAGGCGCATGTCTCGGCGATCCTGCAAAAGCTCGGCGTCGAGAGCCGGACGCAGGCCGTGATTGCCGCGGCGAAGATCGCGGGCGGCCAGTGGAGGCAGGGCACCCCGACGGGGTGA
- a CDS encoding ATP-binding protein encodes MTEPASIATGTLSFGPFTVMPHERLVTRDGVALPLGAKAFDTLIALMSRPNAVVSKWDLMALVWPGITVDEANLRFHVAALRKALGDGKDGARYITTLSGRGYCFVAPIVKTESPGEPRATPYRDLPPVKLPNRLLRMVGREEAIAAISDKLIASRFVTIAGPGGVGKTAVAVAIAHDLLETFCNAAHFVDLAALSDPDLVITSILLMLGLPAQTDDPLPALLAHLRDKRMLLILDNCEHVIGAAAPLAAEIFHGAPHIHILATSREALRVEGEQVYRLAPLAVPPGDTGMTAASAQTYPALQLFLERATAGGAQIVLDDANAAIIANICRKLDGMALAIELAAGRVEAYGLEQTAALLDERLNLVWQGQRTAPPRQKTLHATLDWSYSLLSDTERLVLRRLAVFAGHFTIDAALEVVPDDRVDRSRLFDAIDGLVAKSMVAPRPIGAMMRYRLLDTTRAYLLEIDPFDAALAARHATYYRHWLEQAGTTWATLPSADERAVHFSALHNVRAALDWCFGANGDIGVGIALAAAAAPIFLAMSLLIECRRWSDRALLAIDPSSRGSAEEMHIQAALGLTLMFTRGGSEAARAALRRALAIAEARGDTPNQLQLLGRMHIFHERTGQFDAALGYAQRSLVVAQTLGDAASIALAHSLLGVSLHLAGEHREAMAMLETAWRGPGTERISTVHGFDHRNRAGISLARELWLQGRPADARRLARQTIDEAAQMDHPITLCIALIWAVSIDLWSGDLDGAETNIDRFIAHANSRSMGPYLAVGRGVKGEIAIQRGNATDGVETIRACLRELHDAGYELLTTTFNIALVQGLLAIGQIEQGAGLIDDAIRLVEQSGDHLYMPELLRMKGRVLSHQPLPRIEEAEACLMQAVELSRTKGAKAWELRAAIDLAQLLVVRRRHQEARLLLQSTRDGFAAGSETEDIRDADALLTTL; translated from the coding sequence ATGACCGAGCCGGCCAGTATCGCGACGGGAACTTTATCGTTCGGGCCGTTCACCGTAATGCCGCATGAGCGGCTCGTTACGCGCGACGGCGTGGCGCTTCCGCTCGGCGCAAAAGCCTTCGACACGCTGATCGCGCTGATGTCGCGGCCAAACGCGGTCGTCAGCAAATGGGATCTGATGGCGCTGGTGTGGCCCGGCATCACCGTTGATGAAGCCAATTTGCGCTTCCACGTCGCCGCGCTGCGCAAGGCGCTCGGCGACGGCAAGGACGGCGCCCGCTACATCACCACGCTCTCGGGCCGAGGCTATTGCTTCGTCGCACCGATCGTGAAAACGGAGAGTCCCGGAGAGCCGCGCGCGACGCCATACCGGGATTTGCCACCGGTAAAACTTCCCAACCGCCTGCTTCGGATGGTCGGGCGCGAGGAAGCAATCGCCGCCATCTCGGACAAGCTCATCGCCTCCCGCTTCGTCACGATCGCAGGCCCCGGCGGCGTCGGCAAGACCGCCGTCGCGGTGGCGATCGCTCACGACCTGCTCGAAACATTCTGCAACGCCGCGCATTTCGTTGATCTGGCCGCGCTCAGCGATCCCGATCTCGTGATCACCTCGATCCTGCTGATGCTGGGACTGCCGGCGCAGACCGACGATCCCCTCCCCGCATTGCTTGCGCATCTCCGGGACAAACGGATGCTGCTGATCCTGGACAATTGCGAGCACGTCATCGGCGCCGCCGCACCGCTGGCGGCCGAGATCTTTCACGGTGCACCGCACATCCACATCCTCGCCACGAGCCGCGAGGCTCTGCGCGTCGAGGGCGAACAGGTGTATCGGCTGGCGCCACTTGCCGTTCCGCCCGGTGATACCGGGATGACAGCCGCGTCGGCACAGACCTATCCAGCCCTGCAATTGTTCCTCGAACGTGCAACGGCCGGCGGCGCGCAGATCGTACTCGACGATGCAAATGCTGCGATCATCGCGAACATCTGCCGCAAGCTCGACGGCATGGCGCTGGCAATCGAGCTCGCCGCCGGCCGGGTCGAAGCCTACGGCCTGGAGCAGACGGCGGCGCTGCTCGACGAACGCCTCAATCTGGTTTGGCAGGGCCAACGCACCGCGCCGCCGCGGCAGAAGACGCTGCACGCGACGCTGGACTGGAGCTATAGCCTCCTGTCCGACACCGAGCGGCTCGTGCTGCGCCGGCTCGCGGTTTTCGCCGGTCATTTCACCATCGATGCCGCGCTCGAGGTGGTGCCTGACGACCGCGTCGACCGCTCCCGCCTGTTCGACGCCATCGACGGTCTCGTCGCCAAGTCGATGGTTGCGCCGCGCCCGATCGGCGCCATGATGCGCTACCGCCTGCTCGACACGACGCGCGCCTATCTGCTCGAGATTGATCCTTTCGACGCCGCACTCGCCGCCCGCCACGCGACCTATTACCGGCATTGGCTGGAACAGGCCGGCACGACATGGGCGACGCTGCCGAGCGCCGACGAGCGCGCGGTCCACTTCTCCGCGCTTCACAATGTGCGCGCGGCGCTCGACTGGTGCTTTGGCGCAAACGGCGACATCGGCGTCGGCATCGCGCTTGCCGCTGCCGCGGCCCCGATCTTCCTTGCGATGTCACTGCTGATCGAATGCCGGCGCTGGTCGGATCGTGCCTTGCTTGCGATCGATCCGTCCTCGCGCGGCAGCGCCGAGGAGATGCACATCCAGGCTGCGCTCGGGCTGACCTTGATGTTCACCCGCGGCGGCAGCGAGGCGGCGCGTGCTGCGTTGCGCAGGGCGCTTGCGATCGCCGAGGCGCGCGGCGATACGCCGAACCAGCTCCAGTTGCTCGGCCGCATGCATATCTTTCACGAGCGGACGGGACAGTTCGACGCCGCGCTCGGTTACGCCCAGCGGAGTCTCGTGGTCGCCCAAACGCTCGGCGATGCCGCCTCGATCGCCCTCGCTCATTCGCTGCTGGGCGTGTCGCTGCATCTGGCCGGCGAGCATCGCGAAGCGATGGCCATGCTGGAGACCGCCTGGCGGGGGCCGGGCACGGAACGGATCAGCACGGTCCATGGCTTCGATCATCGCAACCGCGCCGGCATCTCGCTCGCGCGCGAACTCTGGCTACAGGGCCGGCCCGCGGATGCACGGCGGCTGGCGCGTCAGACCATCGACGAAGCCGCGCAGATGGATCATCCGATCACACTCTGCATCGCGCTGATCTGGGCGGTTTCGATCGATCTCTGGAGCGGCGACCTCGACGGCGCCGAAACGAACATCGACCGTTTCATCGCGCATGCCAATTCGCGTTCGATGGGCCCCTATCTCGCGGTCGGTCGCGGCGTCAAAGGCGAGATCGCGATCCAACGGGGAAATGCCACCGATGGCGTCGAGACGATCAGGGCCTGCCTGCGCGAGCTCCATGATGCGGGCTACGAGCTGCTTACCACGACGTTCAACATCGCGCTGGTCCAAGGCCTGTTGGCAATCGGCCAGATCGAGCAGGGCGCAGGCCTGATCGACGATGCCATCCGCCTCGTCGAGCAAAGCGGCGATCACCTCTACATGCCGGAACTGCTGCGCATGAAGGGCAGGGTCCTGTCGCACCAGCCGCTGCCGCGGATCGAGGAGGCCGAGGCCTGCCTGATGCAGGCAGTTGAACTCAGCCGCACGAAGGGGGCGAAAGCGTGGGAATTGCGGGCGGCCATCGATCTGGCGCAGCTTCTCGTCGTCCGGCGTCGCCACCAGGAGGCAAGGCTATTGCTCCAATCGACGCGCGACGGTTTCGCTGCGGGCTCCGAGACGGAAGATATCAGGGACGCCGATGCGCTCCTGACGACGCTGTAG